The following are encoded together in the Humulus lupulus chromosome 5, drHumLupu1.1, whole genome shotgun sequence genome:
- the LOC133777837 gene encoding transcription factor MYB53-like, with product MGRSPCCDGIIGLKKGPWTPEEDKKLIDYIEQHGHHGSWKSLPKLAGLIRCGKSCRLRWNNYLRPDIKRGKFSEEEERTIINLHSALGNRWSKIASHLPGRTDNEIKNFWNTYLRKKLLQMGIDPHTHKPRTDLNHLINLSQMLSQSHLTNFIMNTATAPTPPWPNALKLQADVAHQYMAKIQLLQNLMQVMNSSNIMNSSNNATPNIDNTSSPSTVLSTAPNYNVKPFEAPKDCYEIKNQLGRVPYGPSHSQALNPNFLECREIGSGGGGGELGSHELQKNSAKFDDGSVHYNEIFYQLPGLVSEPFTGSCISTNFTENKSAYSATTSFGHSSSSPTSTVSEAWDKIMDDQTSESYWKDILELMS from the exons ATGGGTAGGTCCCCATGTTGTGATGGCATTATTGGGTTGAAGAAAGGGCCATGGACTCCTGAGGAAGACAAGAAACTAATTGATTATATAGAACAGCATGGTCATCATGGGAGCTGGAAATCTCTGCCCAAGCTTGCTGGGCTAATTAGATGTGGTAAGAGTTGTAGATTGAGGTGGAACAATTACCTTAGACCTGATATTAAACGAGGCAAGTTCTCTGAGGAAGAAGAGAGAACCATCATCAACCTTCATTCGGCTCTTGGAAACAG GTGGTCAAAAATTGCCTCACATCTTCCAGGACGAACTGATAATGAAATCAAGAACTTCTGGAACACTTATCTGAGGAAGAAGCTTCTTCAAATGGGTATTGATCCACACACTCATAAACCAAGAACCGACCTCAATCACCTTATCAATCTTTCTCAAATGCTTAGCCAATCACATTTGACCAACTTCATCATGAATACTGCTACTGCACCTACTCCCCCTTGGCCAAATGCCCTAAAGTTACAGGCAGATGTTGCTCATCAATACATGGCCAAAATCCAATTGTTGCAAAACCTCATGCAAGTTATGAATAGTAGTAACATAATGAATAGTAGTAATAATGCTACTCCAAATATAGACAACACTAGTAGCCCTAGCACTGTCCTAAGTACTGCTCCAAATTATAATGTCAAGCCTTTTGAAGCACCAAAAGATTGTTATGAAATTAAAAACCAGCTGGGCCGTGTCCCTTATGGTCCTAGTCACTCTCAGGCTCTAAATCCAAACTTTTTGGAATGCCGAGAAATTGGCagcggtggcggtggcggtgaaCTTGGCTCTCATGAACTTCAGAAGAATTCAGCTAAGTTTGATGATGGAAGTGTTCACTATAATGAGATTTTTTATCAACTTCCTGGACTGGTTTCAGAACCATTTACTGGTTCTTGTATTAGTACTAACTTTACAGAGAACAAGAGTGCATATTCAGCTACGACGTCGTTTGGTCACTCGTCATCATCTCCCACTTCTACCGTTTCTGAGGCTTGGGATAAAATCATGGATGACCAAACAAGTGAATCCTACTGGAAAGATATTTTAGA ATTGATGTCATAA